Proteins from a genomic interval of Zingiber officinale cultivar Zhangliang chromosome 2A, Zo_v1.1, whole genome shotgun sequence:
- the LOC122043033 gene encoding uncharacterized protein At3g27210-like yields the protein MRRCLGFGSRAKRFFLSSPAKERPLTWDNPVGRFDLDVPDFEDGELFFDSKVWLDSDCEDDFFSVNGDSTPSRGNTPDHPANQQSNPVLDDAIFIDKHLDTKSEPSPTGRKKLSDLLQETSRGERVIDAPTAAEANTETNGMTEVEKDRSRGLSNGNQYLSSNSADEAGVTTPRRDKKKKGKTWKDGHCCLPSLQVE from the exons ATGAGGCGTTGCTTAGGGTTTGGCTCCAGGGCGAAGAGGttcttcctttcttctccggCCAAGGAGAGGCCTTTGACCTGGGACAATCCCGTGGGGCGATTCGATCTCGATGTCCCGGACTTTG AAGACGGAGAACTATTCTTCGACTCGAAAGTATGGTTAGATTCTGACTGCGAAGATGATTTTTTCAGTGTCAATGGAG ACTCCACGCCGTCACGAGGAAATACTCCTGACCATCCGGCAAATCAGCAATCAAATCCTGTGCTAGATGATGCCATATTTATCGACAAGCACCTTGACACCAAGTCTGAGCCATCTCCGACGGGAAGAAAGAAACTAAGCGACCTTCTACAGGAAACATCTCGCGGAGAACGAGTAATTGATGCACCAACCGCTGCTGAAGCGAACACGGAGACCAATGGAATGACAGAAGTTGAGAAAGATAGATCAAGAGGATTGTCGAATGGAAATCAATACTTGTCGAGTAATTCTGCTGATGAAGCTGGTGTAACAACGCCTCGTAgagataagaagaagaaaggcaaAACATGGAAGGATGGTCATTGTTGCTTGCCGAGCTTGCAAGTTGAATGA